One Tetrapisispora phaffii CBS 4417 chromosome 3, complete genome DNA segment encodes these proteins:
- the COQ5 gene encoding 2-hexaprenyl-6-methoxy-1,4-benzoquinone methyltransferase (similar to Saccharomyces cerevisiae COQ5 (YML110C); ancestral locus Anc_8.833) gives MLKVASFKNYVNFANAKTIGRLFSSNNALNKVDGGKFTDFGSKMVPLAEKQKLVGGVFSSVASKYDIMNDVMSLGIHRCWKDHFINKLDAGKRPNSDTPLSFIDVAGGSGDIAFGLLDHAEEKFHDTQSTMDIIDINPDMLKEGEKRALEQNKYYNNPRVRFMIQNGEVLDAIESNSKDIYTVSFGIRNFTDIQAGLNTAHRVLKPGGIFYCLEFSKIENGLVDFGYQQWAKVLPFMGSVIANDYDSYQYLVESIERFPDQETFKYMIEKAGFQSVGYENLTFGTCAIHWGIKV, from the coding sequence atgTTGAAAGTTGCCTCATTTAAGAATTATGTTAACTTTGCTAATGCTAAGACAATTGGCAGACTGTTTAGTAGCAACAATGCACTAAATAAAGTAGATGGAGGTAAGTTCACCGATTTTGGCTCGAAGATGGTTCCTTTGGCAGAAAAGCAGAAATTAGTTGGTGGTGTTTTCTCTTCTGTAGCATCGAAGTATGATATCATGAACGATGTCATGTCTTTGGGTATCCATAGATGTTGGAAAGatcattttattaataaattagatgCTGGTAAGAGGCCAAATTCTGATACTCCATTGAGTTTCATTGACGTTGCCGGTGGTTCAGGTGATATTGCGTTCGGTTTATTAGACCATGCAGAAGAAAAGTTCCATGATACTCAATCAACGATggatattattgatatcaACCCAGATATGTTAAAAGAAGGTGAGAAAAGGGCATTGGAGCAGAATAAGTACTACAATAATCCAAGAGTAAGATTTATGATACAAAATGGTGAAGTTCTGGATGCCATTGAATCAAACTCTAAAGACATTTATACAGTTTCTTTCGGTATCAGAAACTTCACTGATATTCAAGCAGGTTTAAATACAGCACACAGAGTATTGAAACCAGGTGGtatcttttattgtttGGAATTTTCTAAGATCGAGAATGGGTTAGTTGATTTTGGTTACCAACAATGGGCCAAAGTTCTTCCATTTATGGGTTCAGTTATCGCAAATGACTACGATTCTTACCAATATCTTGTTGAATCAATCGAGAGATTTCCTGATCAAgaaacttttaaatatatgatCGAAAAAGCAGGTTTTCAATCTGTCGGGtatgaaaatttaactttTGGTACTTGTGCTATTCACTGGGGTATTAAAGtttaa
- the CTK3 gene encoding Ctk3p (similar to Saccharomyces cerevisiae CTK3 (YML112W); ancestral locus Anc_8.835): protein MDSFEARLKFIQVLKSLSKTLNTILTYAPGSNSDSFNLSGSINMSGSKTAAVDPIQFYVTCCDEHYEDFQQCLFDTTSKMDSLDRLNVLIYYCKLIEMLKYLVDNSTGGLESKKHILNKVLLASIDKLYMLMLPGNEIKSLVNLNECINRFVDMNQLAGNIISDEEMKQMRQAFQRHSSTSATQISEAWYTVPDTEADTAGDYEKSFRTTLTLLNDRIGKQRLFYQQFANSEPIPCQEQGTAATQITLHRMENDRERHKKLKEHSWFIKRDTDRSMLSANEFEKLWDNTTGELTIEDLNNMQELHDISQQSYLTM from the coding sequence ATGGATTCTTTTGAGGCGagattgaaatttattcaaGTTTTGAAATCTTTATCAAAGACGCTGAACACTATCCTTACCTACGCGCCAGGATCTAACAGCGACAGTTTTAATTTATCCGGGTCGATCAACATGTCTGGCAGCAAGACTGCAGCTGTCGACCCTATTCAGTTCTATGTAACTTGTTGCGATGAACACTACGAAGATTTCCAACAATGTCTCTTTGATACAACAAGCAAGATGGATTCTCTAGACAGACTGAATGTGCTGATCTATTATTGTAAACTGATTGAAATGCTGAAATACCTAGTTGACAACAGTACTGGCGGGCTGGAGAGTAAAAAACACATTCTGAACAAAGTACTGCTGGCATCAATTGACAAATTGTACATGTTGATGTTACCTGGAAATGAAATAAAGTCGTTGGTAAACTTAAATGAATGCATAAACAGATTTGTGGACATGAACCAACTGGCTGGGAACATTATAAGTGATGAAGAGATGAAGCAGATGAGGCAAGCTTTCCAAAGACATTCGAGCACTTCCGCAACCCAGATTAGCGAGGCGTGGTACACGGTCCCAGATACCGAAGCAGACACCGCCGGAGACTACGAAAAATCCTTCAGAACAACGCTGACACTTTTAAATGACAGAATTGGGAAACAGCGCTTGTTTTACCAACAATTTGCCAACAGCGAGCCTATCCCATGCCAGGAACAAGGCACAGCTGCAACGCAGATAACATTGCACCGGATGGAGAACGACAGGGAGAGACACAAGAAACTGAAAGAGCATTCGTGGTTCATTAAGAGGGACACAGACAGGTCGATGTTGAGCGCCAATGAGTTCGAGAAACTTTGGGACAACACCACGGGAGAACTGACCATAGAGGACCTCAACAATATGCAGGAACTGCACGATATCTCGCAGCAATCGTACCTGACCATGTAA
- the DAT1 gene encoding Dat1p (similar to Saccharomyces cerevisiae DAT1 (YML113W); ancestral locus Anc_8.836): MAKTLAQGRKPGSGRKPGKGKTLREGRKPGSGRRRKDGSLGTAVNVHNATGGGKNIKNARSKKTTSTKAATAVASATAKPKRKYVKKKKPKTEDYLTTPISGFQTVHELAGPNGSLITMDSGNGVITNNNYNNNRNISSRDLEALDALRELTTSPTFTTFNDIPLRATSSAFNNASIQNMATMPLPRLDMLSQNQNNNLSQAQNNKFFSQRMMNLPKDDFMNNSTIQTKNLLNINQQNVPNINVELPHLHAIGDTMSFQNNISNNSFPMNTYQNTNMNLNLHSNVDQNGNANISHFMNNRNTDSMANNQYAYNG, translated from the coding sequence ATGGCTAAGACGTTGGCTCAAGGAAGAAAGCCTGGGAGTGGGAGGAAACCAGGGAAGGGCAAGACTCTACGTGAAGGACGCAAACCAGGTAGCGGGAGGAGGCGTAAGGATGGCAGTTTGGGGACGGCTGTTAATGTGCATAATGCAACCGGTGGTGGGaagaatattaaaaatgcGAGGTCAAAGAAAACGACTTCTACAAAGGCTGCAACAGCGGTTGCCAGTGCGACTGCAAAACCCAAGAGGAAATACGttaagaagaagaaaccTAAAACAGAAGATTACTTGACCACTCCTATAAGTGGGTTTCAGACCGTTCATGAGTTGGCAGGTCCAAATGGATCGCTGATTACTATGGACTCTGGCAATGGAGTCATCACCAACAACaactataataataacaggAACATCTCGTCAAGAGATTTAGAGGCACTGGATGCATTAAGGGAACTTACAACAAGTCCGACGTTCACAACATTTAATGACATACCATTACGAGCAACCAGTTCTGCCTTTAACAATGCTTCAATCCAAAATATGGCAACGATGCCGTTACCGAGGTTGGACATGCTCTCTCAGAATcagaataataatttatcgCAAGCACAAAACAACAAATTCTTCTCACAAAGAATGATGAATCTGCCGAAGGACGATTTCATGAATAATAGCACAATACAAACAAAAAACTTACTAAACATCAATCAGCAGAATGTGCCGAACATCAACGTAGAGTTACCGCACTTGCATGCTATTGGAGATACAATGTCgtttcaaaataatatatcaaataactCATTCCCAATGAATACATACCAAAATACTAAtatgaatttgaatttacaCAGTAATGTGGATCAAAACGGTAATGCGAACATATCTCATTTTATGAACAATAGGAATACAGACTCTATGGCAAATAATCAATATGCATATAATGGttga
- the SCS7 gene encoding fatty acid alpha-hydroxylase (similar to Saccharomyces cerevisiae SCS7 (YMR272C); ancestral locus Anc_8.829), producing the protein MAESNPSKTLELFSSEKFQSHNTEDDCWVSVKDRLIYDVSKFVQENKDVPVEDAVLKRAGKDISDLLETKSFKFVDDKYLVGYLANSTEEARLLTNKDHKVEVNLKDGTYDSTVFVKELPSEEHFTISTDYKKDFVDHHFLDLEKPLLMQMLTGNFTREFYIDQIHRPRHYGKGSAKLFGNWLEPISLTPWWLIPIIWGPVVVYHFYVGAQHMHPLSAVFFYFLGIFVWTFIEYCLHRFLFHLDDWVPQHNFFYTIHFLLHGVHHYLPMDQYRLVVPPALFVVLCTPFYKAVFALLPLYVAYVGFAGGLTGYIIYDLTHYFIHHVKLPRVFRKIKKHHLEHHYKNYQLGFGVSNYFWDLVFGTYLGPDSPASIMRTK; encoded by the coding sequence ATGGCTGAAAGTAATCCATCAAAGACACTAGAGCTGTTCTCTAGTGAAAAGTTTCAATCTCACAACACTGAGGATGACTGTTGGGTGTCTGTTAAGGACAGACTGATTTATGACGTCTCCAAGTTCGTCCAGGAGAACAAAGATGTCCCTGTCGAGGACGCAGTCTTGAAACGTGCTGGTAAAGATATCTCAGACTTGTTGGAGACAAAGTCTTTTAAGTTCGTCGATGACAAATACTTAGTGGGCTATTTGGCTAACTCTACTGAAGAAGCCAGACTACTAACCAACAAAGATCACAAAGTAGAAGTCAATTTGAAAGACGGCACTTATGACTCGACCGTCTTTGTCAAAGAACTGCCATCCGAAGAACATTTCACGATCTCGACCGACTATAAGAAAGACTTCGTCGACCATCATTTCCTGGATTTAGAAAAACCTTTATTGATGCAAATGCTCACTGGTAACTTCACGAGAGAGTTTTACATCGATCAAATCCACAGACCAAGACATTACGGCAAAGGTTCCGCTAAGTTGTTTGGTAACTGGTTAGAGCCAATTTCATTGACTCCATGGTGGTTGATTCCAATCATCTGGGGTCCTGTCGTTGTCTACCACTTTTACGTCGGTGCACAACACATGCATCCATTATCTGCTGTCTTTTTCTACTTCCTAGGTATTTTCGTTTGGACTTTTATCGAATACTGTCTGCACAGATTCTTATTCCATCTAGATGATTGGGTCCCACAACACAACTTCTTCTACACCATCCATTTCTTACTGCATGGTGTTCACCATTACTTGCCAATGGACCAGTACAGATTGGTTGTCCCACCTGCTCTATTCGTTGTCCTATGTACTCCATTCTACAAAGCTGTGTTCGCTTTACTGCCATTGTATGTCGCTTATGTCGGGTTTGCAGGTGGTTTAACTGGTTACATCATTTACGATTTGACTCATTACTTCATTCATCATGTTAAATTACCTCGTGTCTTCCGTAAGATCAAGAAACATCATTTAGAACATCATTACAAGAACTACCAACTAGGTTTCGGTGTTTCCAACTACTTCTGGGATTTAGTGTTTGGTACTTACTTGGGTCCAGACTCTCCAGCCTCTATCATGAGAACTAAATAG
- the BUL2 gene encoding ubiquitin-ubiquitin ligase BUL2 (similar to Saccharomyces cerevisiae BUL2 (YML111W) and BUL1 (YMR275C); ancestral locus Anc_8.834): MTGQNNVIRPPLRTAHTENVLRGRLPANSSSSNLRTSLSKSKEAKQWIRSASASNLLRSYKSKNNDQSLNNVDGMTPSTGTSTNKESSSSNEGALYLQTNDSNTFVDVLPSFEMYNTLHRHIPQGNVDPDRHDFPPSYQEVQTQRESILPRQDHPELLNLEQQQCSYNRTNITLSSSSNIENVPNGEDIITPLNFSGTNLHSLSSSNLNSLHPLSTQHLNIQPYPTMQHGIASNISSRTSGDPGTDSNTPEDDLNDNDNIFIDKLYTLPKLTTPVEIDIRITKQASFPHEKPEEESILKEYTSGDIIHGYCIIENRSSQPLKFEMFYVTLEAYTSVIDRTKGKRTVKRFLRMVDLSASWSYSNMILSSGVNVVAGDVDYDNSIIGLNNNRVLEPGKKYKKFFMFKLPNQLLDITCKQEQFQHCLLPPSFGIDKYRNNGRYSGIKVNNVLGCGHLGIKGSPILTYDMLDDNLSINYTVDARIVGKDIKTHKLNIMKEQVYNIRVIPFGFSSKISNKKPTEQINELIKLVEERLEALDRIFQKLEKKEPISNSDIRGTEVYGTLEGTANLGSKELLERKIRHMYISNRECSDTGLNSSKDLKNLHPQDKFVESELNYKIKSKPKSSSSLFSTFLGSSQPSSSSTASKTSPTSTKSEKAGLIVLTCDVPKQSLPYWSPSLLRKTNVYENKNSYNQENWNNLQSTIPDDEKDLLSKLDIHLTCIQSNNSMPHDPPDIHSVTTELICITVKSDNSIPVKLEQDLLMNEKKMKTTQSLFSEYVQKIKTYKKKFNENLAELNELYNSSRTFTSSREIKFSDFISGQLHNDIESIANLNISIIQLNDIFKKQVDTLKSQSDSISANSNIHSAGNSSTSVGSLYPSRSGGTNILSATFSGSTQHTSSKASTQSRMKDQLTHDWVQCKQLQYERELSVNIEYAPDIKETLIPSFESCLCARFYLVRVYVKFEHHAGVAMIDIPVDVKKLT, encoded by the coding sequence ATGACAGGCCAGAATAATGTTATACGTCCACCTTTGAGAACTGCACATACGGAAAATGTGCTGCGTGGGAGACTCCCCGCCAATTCGAGTTCTTCAAACTTAAGAACATCACTTTCAAAGAGTAAAGAAGCTAAGCAATGGATTAGAAGTGCATCCGCGTCGAATCTACTGAGAAGTTATAAATCGAAAAATAATGATCAATCTTTAAACAATGTAGATGGAATGACTCCCTCTACAGGAACAAGTACCAATAAAGAGTCAAGTTCGAGCAATGAAGGAGCGTTATATCTTCAAACTAACGATAGTAATACTTTTGTGGATGTTTTACCATCTTTTGAAATGTACAATACCTTGCATAGACATATTCCACAAGGTAATGTAGATCCAGATAGACACGACTTCCCACCTAGTTACCAGGAGGTTCAAACACAAAGGGAATCGATTTTGCCTAGGCAGGATCATccagaattattgaatcTTGAACAACAGCAATGTTCATACAATAGAACTAACATCACACTGTCATCGTCAAGTAACATAGAAAATGTTCCTAATGGAGAAGATATCATCACTccattgaatttttcagGAACAAATTTACACTCgttatcatcatcaaatCTCAACAGTTTACATCCACTCTCAACACAGCATTTAAATATCCAACCATATCCAACGATGCAGCATGGCATTGCTTCTAATATTAGTTCTAGGACATCTGGGGATCCAGGAACAGATAGCAACACACCAGAAGATGATTTGAacgataatgataatattttcatagATAAATTATACACTTTACCAAAATTGACTACTCCAGTAGAAATCGATATTCGTATTACAAAACAAGCATCTTTCCCACATGAAAAGCCTGAAGAAGAATCTATTCTAAAAGAATATACTTCGGGTGATATTATACACGGTTATTgtataattgaaaatagatCTAGTCAaccattaaaatttgaaatgttTTATGTCACTTTAGAAGCGTATACTTCAGTTATTGATAGAACTAAGGGGAAAAGAACCGTTAAAAGATTTTTAAGGATGGTAGACTTGAGTGCAAGTTGGTCTTATAGTAATATGATTCTAAGTTCAGGTGTCAATGTAGTGGCAGGTGATGTTGACTATGATAATTCGATTATCggtttaaataataatagagTTTTGGAACCAggtaaaaaatataagaaattCTTTATGTTCAAATTACCAAACCAACTATTAGACATTACTTGTAAACAAGAGCAATTCCAGCATTGCTTATTACCACCAAGTTTTGgtattgataaatatagaaataATGGAAGGTATTCCGGTATAAAAGTAAACAATGTTTTAGGTTGTGGTCATTTGGGTATTAAAGGTTCTCCAATTCTGACATATGACATGCTAGACGACAATTTGTCGATTAATTATACAGTTGATGCTCGAATCGTAGgaaaagatataaaaactCATAAACTTAATATAATGAAAGAACAAGTTTACAACATTAGAGTGATACCGTTTggattttcttcaaaaattagCAATAAAAAACCTACAGAGCAAATAAATGAACTTATTAAATTAGTAGAAGAAAGATTGGAGGCCTTAGATAGAATATTCCAAAAATTAGAGAAAAAAGAaccaatttcaaattcagaTATCCGTGGAACAGAAGTTTATGGAACATTAGAAGGAACAGCCAACTTAGGGTCAAAGGAATTACTAGAACGCAAAATTCGTCACATGTACATAAGTAATAGAGAATGTAGTGATACTGGACTAAACAGCTCAAAGGATTTGAAAAACCTCCATCCACAAGACAAATTTGTGGAGAGtgaattgaattataaaattaaaagcaAACCAAAATCAAGCTCAAGtttattttcaacattTTTAGGATCTTCGCAACCTTCATCGTCATCTACTGCTTCTAAAACCTCTCCAACTTCTACAAAATCTGAAAAAGCAGGGTTGATCGTACTGACTTGCGATGTACCCAAACAGTCATTGCCTTATTGGTCGCCATCATTATTAAGAAAGACCAATGTTtatgaaaacaaaaattctTATAATCAAGAGAATTGGAATAATTTGCAGAGTACAATACCAGACGATGAAAAAGACTTATTATCGAAATTAGACATTCACCTAACATGTATACAATCAAATAACAGTATGCCACACGACCCTCCAGATATTCATTCTGTTACCACGGAACTGATATGTATAACTGTTAAATCTGATAACTCAATTCCTGTTAAACTAGAGCAGGATTTACTAATgaatgaaaagaaaatgaaaactaCTCAATCCTTATTCTCAGAGTATGttcaaaaaatcaaaacttataagaaaaaattcaatgaGAACTTGGCcgaattaaatgaattatataattcttCAAGGACATTTACAAGTTCTCgtgaaattaaatttagtGATTTCATATCGGGCCAATTAcataatgatattgaaagtattgcaaatttgaatatctCTATCATTCAACTAAATGATATATTCAAGAAGCAAGTTGATACACTAAAGTCTCAATCCGATTCTATATCTGCAAACAGTAATATTCATTCAGCAGGTAATAGTTCAACTTCTGTTGGCAGTTTATATCCTTCAAGAAGTGGCGGCACAAACATATTGAGTGCTACTTTTAGTGGAAGCACCCAGCATACTTCATCTAAAGCATCTACCCAATCTAGAATGAAAGACCAATTAACCCACGATTGGGTTCAATGTAAACAACTCCAATACGAACGTGAATTGAGTGTGAACATCGAATATGCACCCGACATTAAAGAAACACTGATACCGAGTTTTGAAAGTTGTTTATGTGCAAGGTTTTATTTAGTTAGAGTCTATGTAAAATTTGAACATCATGCAGGTGTCGCAATGATTGACATCCCCGTCGATGTAAAGAAGCTTACTTAA
- the TPHA0C04720 gene encoding uncharacterized protein (similar to Saccharomyces cerevisiae ZDS2 (YML109W) and ZDS1 (YMR273C); ancestral locus Anc_8.831), with amino-acid sequence MNGNTDMETNIESRNPAMLKAVQYLDREIKNVNHLKRFSIGSMDMLIDPELEYRISNTVTKDIESEKPKRRSVLLLNTFASSDDVPTKAHSKAPNIGIMQSNIDYSNDLVNMSIQRRRSSTRQFPTFSKYKESVPVYNEEKVDSTNAVKWVRADQHPNVSPSKQLNEVLENLHIEDKQVTKKDRLSITYKKNKSSIVRRPSKLRHSSNDESFDSDIEDPSFTKDHDTFSFENESSFSTNDQTDISITRFDSRDTINSNGNSNHRLSLKNITDELTRISNDAGLVDSDAINLAQSLGLTSSYQNNINDFYDDKNLAIYDSTINESSNMETFNEQDKILNLNSENSKGGTFAVNGMKVPMRSSLRRSKFNTYRYSRNNQKDSDIPEKKEIENPYMGSQHISEEKSDVTEIQVALSNNQNALVSPERNNDKISFKDSQKDYLTKPIEEKADADEQSGSSPVSDFQDIYDHYRQPSSEWEDEIFNASKNPESSISLNGNLVALPELASSKYQTSNVMGEEGEYLDKVTHDHTQETSFETDDINNEVNNNYADDRIQMNATEYLNNSEQHTISENDIHESSSELQHSENLISSQEQRDSFIQNGDTNLREVRSTQKHHYRRGGWAWFNNKTKESFNSSLHSLNKNTTSSGNRGSTELNDNETSTEAGHSLHNKAPGKSRNRNIFKLHDKTNDAHSYKNVTDNESSAVDSSSANIKNSLGKLNDLFKRKTSGKLHRTSHDAVSTAIEQDSDLSAFEKVRKSSSSSFNKLRKSSSKISVSESGRQDTTASSTRTEPIEPALPNQSAYHIEAHGDQVELETHNNPKKHAQILPVSPASERTDDSSVLDASGPLTESRNTPLNGLQPAITIKTTRQPDPHTHAVAPRAETPPSGKNSANLPTKNGRQRRKTGAYSTSTRVSKTPKRSSRGQQASTNGNGPAPVTSTLPLRKLTFADVPPTGRANGPVQFMDSTFGFPLPLLTRSTIIMFENRLPISVERAIYRLSHLKLGDTKKELRQQVLLSNFMYAYLHLVNHSLYLEQYGLGADGSGAAPDSLAADTSGKDAEIRLTVDTHASRTVFG; translated from the coding sequence ATGAATGGAAATACAGACATGGAGACTAATATTGAGAGTAGAAACCCTGCCATGTTAAAGGCTGTACAATATTTGGATAGGGAGATCAAAAATGTGAACCATTTGAAAAGGTTTTCGATCGGTTCAATGGATATGCTAATTGATCCTGAACTAGAATACAGAATATCCAATACGGTCACCAAAGACATTGAATCGGAGAAACCGAAACGTCGATCTGTATTACTGCTGAATACATTTGCATCTAGCGACGATGTACCGACGAAGGCCCATTCAAAAGCGCCAAATATAGGCATAATGCAATCAAACATAGATTACTCAAATGATTTAGTCAATATGAGCATTCAAAGACGGCGGAGCTCAACCAGACAATTCCCAACTTTTTCTAAGTATAAAGAATCTGTTCCAGTttataatgaagaaaaagtaGATTCTACCAATGCAGTAAAATGGGTACGAGCTGACCAACATCCCAATGTCTCTCCatcaaaacaattaaatgaagTTCTAGAAAATTTGCATATAGAGGATAAACAGGTCACAAAAAAGGATAGACTGTCAATTACctataagaaaaataaatcatcaatCGTACGAAGACCATCAAAATTAAGACACTCTTCCAATGATGAAAGTTTTGATTCAGACATAGAAGATCCCTCATTTACAAAAGACCATGACACTTTTagttttgaaaatgaatctTCTTTTTCGACAAACGACCAAACAGATATTAGCATAACTAGATTTGATTCAAGAGACACTATCAATTCTAATGGAAACAGTAACCATCGATTATcgttgaaaaatattacagACGAACTTACAAGGATTTCAAATGATGCTGGATTAGTAGATTCAGATGCTATAAACTTAGCACAATCACTGGGTTTAACTAGTTcatatcaaaataatattaatgatttttaTGATGACAAAAATTTAGCGATTTATGATTCTACTATCAATGAATCGTCTAACATGGAGACCTTTAATGAGCAAGACAAAATCCTAAATCTCAACAGTGAAAATTCTAAAGGAGGTACTTTCGCTGTAAATGGCATGAAAGTTCCAATGAGATCTTCATTAAGAAGGTCTAAATTTAACACATATAGATATAGTAGAAATAACCAGAAAGACTCTGATATCCCCGAAAAAAAGGAGATAGAGAATCCATATATGGGATCACAACATATTTCAGAAGAGAAAAGTGATGTTACTGAAATTCAAGTGGCGTTGTCCAATAACCAAAATGCACTAGTGTCCCCAGAAAGGAATAACGATAAAATCTCTTTTAAAGATTCTCAAAAAGATTATTTGACAAAACCGATAGAAGAAAAGGCTGATGCTGATGAGCAGTCTGGCTCATCCCCAGTAAGTGATTTTCAAGACATTTATGATCATTATAGACAGCCTAGTTCTGAATGGGAAGATGAGATTTTCAACGCCAGTAAAAATCCAGAATCTTctatatcattaaatggAAACCTGGTTGCTCTGCCTGAACTAGCTTCAAGTAAATATCAAACAAGTAACGTAATGGGAGAAGAAGGTGAGTACCTGGATAAGGTAACCCATGATCATACACAAGAGACCTCATTTGAAACAGATGATATAAACAACGAAgtgaataataattatgCCGATGACAGGATCCAAATGAATGCCACggaatatttgaataattccGAGCAACATACCATAAGCGAGAATGATATTCATGAATCAAGTTCAGAACTGCAGCATTCTGAGAATCTTATTTCAAGCCAAGAACAAAGAGACTCCTTTATTCAGAATGGCGATACAAATTTAAGAGAGGTAAGATCTACGCAGAAACATCATTATAGAAGAGGTGGTTGGGCATGGTTCAACAACAAGACAAAAGAGAGTTTTAATTCATCACTTCATTCGCTAAATAAAAACACAACATCATCTGGCAATAGAGGTTCAACAGAATTAAATGACAATGAAACCAGCACCGAGGCCGGCCACTCTTTGCACAACAAAGCTCCAGGGAAGTCTCGgaatagaaatatattcaagTTACATGATAAAACCAACGATGCTCATTCGTACAAAAACGTAACCGACAATGAGTCTAGTGCGGTTGATTCATCGTCTgctaatattaaaaattcacTTGGCAAATtgaatgatttatttaagaGAAAAACATCTGGTAAACTGCACCGCACTAGTCACGACGCAGTAAGCACGGCGATCGAACAGGACAGTGATTTATCGGCATTTGAGAAGGTGAGAAAGAGTTCAAGTTCGAGTTTCAACAAATTGCGCAAGAGTTCCAGCAAGATTTCTGTCTCGGAAAGCGGCAGACAAGATACTACTGCGAGCAGCACTAGGACTGAACCTATAGAACCTGCTTTGCCCAACCAGTCTGCATACCATATAGAAGCACATGGAGATCAAGTCGAGCTCGAAACGCATAATAACCCAAAAAAGCACGCGCAGATTTTACCTGTTTCACCTGCTTCTGAGAGAACGGACGACAGCAGTGTGCTTGATGCCAGCGGTCCTCTGACTGAGTCCAGGAACACGCCTTTGAACGGCTTACAACCTGCGATCACTATCAAAACGACGAGACAGCCTGATCCGCATACACACGCCGTTGCACCAAGAGCCGAAACACCTCCCTCAGGCAAGAACAGCGCTAATTTGCCTACCAAAAACGGCAGACAGAGAAGGAAGACTGGTGCGTACAGTACGAGTACGCGTGTCTCGAAGACCCCCAAAAGATCGTCGAGAGGCCAACAGGCCTCAACCAATGGCAACGGGCCAGCACCCGTGACATCGACATTGCCGCTACGCAAACTGACGTTTGCCGACGTCCCGCCGACGGGACGTGCCAATGGTCCCGTCCAGTTCATGGACAGTACATTTGGATTCCCGTTGCCGCTATTGACGCGGTCGACCATCATCATGTTCGAGAACCGACTGCCTATCAGCGTCGAAAGGGCCATCTACCGCCTGAGCCATTTGAAACTAGGCGACACGAAGAAAGAGCTACGCCAGCAAGTACTTCTCAGCAACTTCATGTACGCATACCTGCACTTGGTGAACCACTCACTATACCTGGAGCAGTACGGCCTCGGCGCGGACGGGAGTGGAGCTGCACCAGACTCCCTGGCCGCGGACACCTCTGGCAAGGACGCCGAGATCCGCCTGACTGTGGACACGCATGCCAGCCGCACCGTGTTTGGCTAG